A region of Prochlorococcus marinus subsp. pastoris str. CCMP1986 DNA encodes the following proteins:
- the gloA gene encoding lactoylglutathione lyase translates to MRILHTMLRVGDLDKSIDFYVNILGMNLIRRKDYPHGEFTLAFVGYGSEKDNAVIELTHNWSKKSEDYELGNKYGHIAIGVKDIYDICQGLEDNGCNVTTKPKTMKNSTTVLAFVEDPDGYKIELIERD, encoded by the coding sequence ATGAGAATTTTACACACCATGTTGAGAGTTGGTGATTTAGATAAGTCTATTGATTTTTATGTAAATATATTAGGGATGAATCTTATAAGAAGGAAAGATTATCCTCATGGAGAATTTACTTTAGCTTTTGTTGGCTATGGTTCTGAGAAAGATAATGCAGTAATTGAGTTGACTCATAATTGGAGCAAGAAATCAGAAGACTACGAGCTTGGAAATAAGTATGGACATATCGCTATTGGTGTAAAAGATATATATGACATTTGCCAGGGATTAGAAGATAACGGCTGTAATGTTACGACTAAACCAAAAACGATGAAAAACAGCACAACTGTTCTTGCATTTGTTGAAGATCCTGATGGATATAAGATTGAACTTATTGAAAGAGATTAG
- a CDS encoding 5'-3' exonuclease: protein MDKAITWLIRVAILIFMGGCLLIYLNLEKKASLIFSKPTIEDLKYKELDKKRANAEFAAKRDSIDYDKFGSIIFCNSSMNSWIESLNYSKQMDLYIFRKDADLSEWDNAIKDYENERSRCKDFDP from the coding sequence ATGGATAAAGCTATAACTTGGCTAATTAGAGTGGCTATTCTTATTTTTATGGGAGGATGCCTTCTTATATATTTAAACTTAGAGAAAAAAGCATCCTTAATTTTTTCAAAACCTACTATTGAGGATTTGAAATATAAAGAATTAGATAAGAAACGTGCAAATGCGGAATTTGCTGCAAAAAGGGATTCTATAGACTATGACAAATTTGGAAGTATAATTTTTTGTAATTCCTCAATGAATAGTTGGATTGAATCACTAAATTATTCCAAGCAAATGGATTTATATATTTTTAGGAAAGATGCAGATTTATCAGAATGGGATAATGCAATCAAAGATTACGAAAACGAAAGATCAAGATGTAAAGACTTTGATCCTTAA
- a CDS encoding DUF2811 domain-containing protein, translating to MNQINQENNIEVKFDNSFPSKVSLETELSESLYETMKDFVLHNPTWDQYKLINSALATFLVQNGCTDSSVSEIYINQLFRPSNSF from the coding sequence ATGAATCAAATAAATCAAGAAAATAACATTGAAGTAAAATTTGATAATTCTTTCCCATCAAAAGTTTCTTTAGAAACTGAGCTTTCAGAAAGTCTTTATGAAACTATGAAAGATTTTGTTTTACATAATCCTACTTGGGATCAATACAAACTTATAAATTCTGCTTTAGCTACTTTTCTTGTCCAAAATGGATGTACTGATAGTTCAGTTTCAGAGATTTATATAAATCAACTTTTTAGACCTTCTAATTCTTTTTAA
- a CDS encoding pentapeptide repeat-containing protein yields the protein MRFIILIICSITLIFPLSCFAALDYGKQSLLGTDFSGSDLQGATFYLTDLQDANLSDCDLQNASLYGAKLKDTNLSNSNLREVTLDSAVLDGTDLTNTNLEDSFAYSTQFENVKIQGADFTNVYLPKDVLREFCKDASGTNPFTNRETRETLECDYI from the coding sequence ATGAGATTTATAATATTGATTATTTGCTCGATTACTTTAATCTTTCCATTGAGTTGTTTCGCAGCATTAGATTACGGTAAACAATCATTATTAGGAACTGATTTTTCGGGATCTGATTTACAAGGTGCAACTTTCTATTTGACAGATTTACAGGATGCAAATTTGTCAGATTGTGATCTTCAAAATGCAAGCTTATATGGAGCAAAATTAAAGGATACTAATTTAAGTAATTCTAATTTAAGAGAAGTTACTCTAGACTCCGCAGTGTTGGACGGAACTGATCTAACAAATACTAATTTAGAGGATTCTTTTGCTTATAGTACACAATTTGAAAATGTAAAAATTCAAGGAGCAGATTTCACAAATGTCTACTTGCCAAAGGATGTTTTAAGGGAATTTTGTAAAGACGCCTCTGGAACTAATCCTTTTACTAATAGAGAAACTAGAGAAACTTTGGAATGCGATTATATTTAA
- a CDS encoding sirohydrochlorin chelatase → MDTFDSNLNKQIGILICGHGSRNKLAITEFQELTRLIQKKFPSILVEFGFLEFAKPSLTDALDKLRNSSIKKVIAIPAMLFAAGHVKNDIPSLLMNYAKKTDIEIIYGRELGINNLMISAACERVKEVFKKNNSLIPEESLLVVVGRGSSDPDANSNVSKITRMVVEGVGLGWGETVFSGVTFPLVEPGLRNVVRLGYKNIIIFPYFLFSGVLVTRIKRQSDIVALDNPHVEFHEAKYLSSHKYVVQTFVERIEEIFNDESNNFMNCSLCKYRSNLFGFEKEVGLVQESHHDHVEGIGLSCDLCDSECNGACETNNQSLSDVDDHSVPLVEKNNDEHHHKHGEHHHHHHSIYPNSKHPLGPVTLRLLSDDQILRNSVEKD, encoded by the coding sequence TTGGATACTTTTGATTCGAACTTAAATAAGCAAATTGGCATACTCATTTGTGGTCATGGGAGTAGAAATAAATTAGCTATTACAGAATTTCAGGAATTAACTAGGCTTATACAAAAGAAATTCCCATCAATATTAGTTGAATTTGGTTTTTTGGAATTTGCAAAGCCATCTCTTACTGATGCTTTGGATAAATTAAGAAATAGTTCTATTAAAAAAGTAATAGCTATACCGGCTATGCTTTTTGCTGCTGGGCACGTTAAAAATGATATACCAAGTTTGCTTATGAATTATGCGAAGAAAACAGATATAGAAATAATTTATGGAAGAGAATTAGGAATTAATAATTTAATGATTAGTGCAGCTTGCGAGAGAGTTAAAGAAGTGTTCAAAAAAAATAACTCTCTTATTCCTGAAGAATCATTATTAGTTGTTGTTGGAAGAGGTTCTTCTGATCCTGATGCAAATTCTAATGTATCTAAAATTACAAGAATGGTTGTTGAAGGAGTTGGTTTGGGCTGGGGAGAAACTGTATTCTCTGGGGTAACATTTCCATTAGTAGAACCTGGGTTGCGGAATGTTGTAAGACTTGGTTATAAAAACATAATTATTTTTCCTTACTTTCTTTTTTCAGGGGTACTGGTAACAAGAATAAAAAGGCAAAGCGATATAGTGGCGCTTGATAATCCACATGTTGAATTCCATGAGGCAAAATATCTTTCATCTCATAAATATGTTGTTCAAACATTTGTAGAAAGGATTGAAGAAATTTTTAATGACGAGAGCAACAATTTTATGAATTGTTCCTTGTGCAAATATAGATCGAACTTATTTGGTTTTGAAAAAGAAGTTGGTTTAGTACAAGAAAGTCATCATGATCATGTTGAGGGCATAGGACTTAGTTGTGATTTGTGTGATTCTGAATGTAACGGGGCATGTGAAACTAATAACCAAAGCTTGAGTGATGTTGATGATCACTCAGTACCTTTAGTAGAAAAAAATAATGATGAACATCATCATAAACATGGTGAGCACCATCACCATCATCATAGTATTTATCCAAATTCAAAACATCCCTTGGGCCCTGTTACGCTTCGCTTGCTTAGTGATGATCAAATCTTAAGAAATTCAGTTGAAAAAGACTGA
- a CDS encoding GMC oxidoreductase yields MDINPFDAIVVGSGATGGVAALTLAEQGIRVLVIEAGPQIKRNEASSNEPKDTLNRFSGIISKKHANQSKHPGYWKNNPDLYSNELNHPYSQSKEKPFLWTQGKQFGGRSLTWGGITLRFSPDDFHPSKKDGYGPDWPITYDELSPHYDFIEKFCGIYGQKDNIEEVPDGKYIGEIPLTSNESIFGNQVKLKLNYPFIQSRGFDRNSSVKEDQWPRSSSVGTTFKKAISTGNVQILSNHLVESFETDKITELATKIIIVNLVNGKRISLNCDLIILCASTISTLRILLNSESKSNSSGFKDISGKLGKYLMDHISICRFFSIPNKIQKKNNFNSNSYPDLSGAGSFFIPFGSNLPKPESINFLRGYGIWGAIDRLGIPKFLQKELNSSTGFLIAHGEVLPRKENSVTLSKRTDSWGIPIPHIEFKWSENELNMAKHMESTIRDSIKAADGKIRRMDELINIPYIGLFTEKSIALSGSPPPPGYYIHEVGGAAMGFSEEESVVNKSNQLWRCKNVLVLDGACWPTSSWQSPTLTMMAISRRACLNIKKN; encoded by the coding sequence TTGGATATAAATCCTTTTGATGCAATCGTAGTAGGTTCAGGAGCAACAGGAGGAGTAGCTGCACTTACTTTGGCCGAACAAGGAATTAGAGTTCTAGTAATAGAAGCAGGACCTCAAATTAAAAGAAATGAGGCCAGTAGTAATGAGCCGAAAGATACCTTAAACAGATTTTCGGGAATAATCTCAAAGAAACATGCTAATCAAAGTAAACATCCTGGTTATTGGAAAAATAACCCTGATTTATATTCAAATGAATTAAATCATCCTTATAGCCAATCAAAAGAGAAGCCATTCCTTTGGACTCAAGGGAAGCAATTTGGAGGTAGATCATTAACTTGGGGAGGTATTACCTTGAGATTTTCTCCAGATGATTTTCACCCATCAAAAAAAGATGGGTACGGACCAGATTGGCCTATAACCTACGATGAATTGTCGCCTCATTATGATTTTATTGAGAAGTTTTGTGGAATTTATGGACAAAAAGATAACATTGAAGAAGTTCCAGATGGGAAATATATTGGTGAAATACCTCTCACAAGTAATGAAAGTATTTTTGGGAATCAAGTTAAATTAAAATTAAACTACCCATTTATTCAATCTAGAGGATTTGACCGTAACTCCTCAGTTAAAGAAGACCAATGGCCAAGATCTTCAAGTGTCGGGACCACCTTTAAAAAAGCCATAAGCACCGGAAATGTTCAAATACTTTCTAATCACCTCGTAGAATCATTCGAAACAGACAAAATAACTGAGCTGGCTACAAAAATAATCATTGTAAATCTAGTAAATGGTAAAAGAATATCATTAAATTGCGATTTAATTATTCTATGTGCATCCACAATATCAACACTTAGAATTCTACTTAACTCGGAATCCAAATCAAATTCTTCAGGTTTTAAAGATATCTCCGGCAAGTTAGGAAAATATTTGATGGATCATATTTCTATCTGTAGGTTTTTTTCAATTCCTAATAAAATTCAGAAAAAAAATAATTTTAATTCTAATTCTTATCCTGACCTATCGGGCGCAGGGAGTTTTTTCATACCCTTCGGGTCAAACTTACCTAAACCTGAAAGTATTAACTTTTTAAGAGGCTATGGAATTTGGGGAGCAATTGATAGGCTTGGAATTCCTAAGTTTTTACAAAAAGAATTAAATTCTTCTACGGGGTTTCTAATCGCCCATGGTGAGGTCCTACCAAGAAAAGAAAATTCAGTAACTCTCTCTAAGAGAACAGATAGCTGGGGGATTCCAATCCCTCATATTGAATTCAAATGGAGTGAAAACGAATTAAATATGGCTAAACATATGGAAAGTACGATAAGAGATTCAATAAAAGCGGCAGATGGAAAAATCAGAAGAATGGATGAGCTCATAAATATCCCATATATAGGGTTATTTACAGAAAAATCTATTGCACTGTCAGGAAGTCCACCACCACCAGGATATTATATTCATGAAGTAGGGGGAGCAGCTATGGGATTTAGTGAGGAAGAAAGTGTCGTCAATAAATCAAATCAGCTATGGAGATGCAAAAATGTCCTTGTACTAGATGGTGCATGTTGGCCAACTTCTTCATGGCAAAGTCCCACCCTGACGATGATGGCCATAAGCAGAAGAGCTTGTTTAAATATTAAAAAGAATTAG
- a CDS encoding FAD-binding oxidoreductase, with product MKKNNNLLEVPNINSSDAHVKNLIYKIDDLFNSHYKSSQKSEYLCVCSGGTTSSCARNGLITLDLRKEYNQIHLEKEKNLIKIGGGVIMKDLMNYLEKHNKTFPTGLSKLPGAGYILTGGISPMSRRYGLAIDNIESIKGYLGNGNFISLEQNSLDSSQKLLWEGLKGAAPFLAIITEIGLKTFQSHPIQIIEGFVDDNELSKIINLAEGFPENLSLQWIYAEDIYIYIFAEIKNDSDNKITKNYLKKLEKFNSLKIKSYENYNQVNFFPKELDLFELNKNNHSEVISLLGGDLKDNVQIFVKCMNEIIRDKPNKSCYVASQQLGGKTKELNHKSSFFIHRASTWKPWIYAAWKKGDPKEKEIVLKWMNESWKKLKIFFPNIHLAQIHNHLNSHEEEVYLSFGERLSELKTLKNICDPESILPPL from the coding sequence GTGAAAAAAAATAATAATTTACTTGAAGTTCCAAATATTAATTCCAGTGATGCACACGTTAAAAACCTAATTTATAAAATAGATGATTTATTTAATAGCCATTACAAATCATCCCAAAAATCAGAATATCTTTGTGTTTGCAGCGGGGGTACTACATCAAGCTGCGCTAGAAATGGTTTAATTACTCTTGATTTAAGAAAAGAATATAACCAAATTCATCTTGAGAAAGAAAAGAATCTAATAAAAATTGGAGGTGGGGTGATTATGAAGGATCTTATGAATTATTTAGAAAAACATAATAAGACCTTCCCAACAGGCCTATCAAAACTGCCCGGAGCAGGTTACATATTAACCGGAGGAATAAGTCCGATGAGTCGAAGATATGGATTAGCTATTGATAATATTGAGTCTATAAAAGGATACTTAGGGAACGGAAATTTTATATCATTAGAGCAAAACAGTCTGGATTCCTCCCAAAAACTATTATGGGAAGGGCTTAAAGGTGCTGCTCCCTTTCTCGCAATAATTACTGAAATTGGTCTTAAAACATTCCAATCTCACCCTATACAAATTATTGAAGGATTTGTAGATGATAATGAACTCTCAAAGATTATTAATTTGGCTGAGGGATTCCCAGAGAATTTAAGCCTACAATGGATTTATGCCGAAGATATATATATTTATATCTTCGCGGAGATAAAAAATGACTCAGATAACAAAATCACCAAAAACTATTTAAAAAAACTTGAAAAATTTAATTCTCTCAAAATAAAAAGTTACGAGAACTATAATCAGGTAAATTTTTTTCCAAAAGAATTAGATCTATTCGAATTAAATAAGAATAACCATTCAGAAGTAATAAGCCTTCTTGGAGGAGATTTAAAAGATAATGTTCAAATTTTTGTTAAATGTATGAACGAAATAATTAGAGACAAACCAAATAAATCTTGTTATGTTGCCTCACAACAGCTTGGAGGAAAGACAAAAGAATTAAACCATAAATCAAGTTTCTTTATTCATCGGGCAAGCACTTGGAAACCTTGGATCTATGCCGCATGGAAAAAAGGTGATCCTAAAGAAAAGGAAATTGTTTTGAAGTGGATGAATGAATCTTGGAAGAAACTAAAAATATTTTTCCCAAACATACATCTAGCTCAGATTCATAATCATTTAAATTCTCACGAAGAAGAAGTCTATTTATCTTTTGGAGAAAGACTTAGTGAATTAAAAACTTTAAAGAATATTTGTGATCCAGAAAGTATTTTGCCTCCTCTATAA
- a CDS encoding SulP family inorganic anion transporter: MSNFTKYLSKNWLDDPKSNILSGLVVAFAMIPEAIAFSGIAGVDPKVGLYGAFCLSITIAILGGRRGMITSATGSTALLMTGVVAIGEAQAPGTNLGLSYLIAAGLLTGVFQILWGYLRLAYQMRFVPTGVLSGFVNALALLIFQAQFLQLGIGINEGKLLENELSKYPTNSQIPTVWILVILGLIVIYGFPKITKVIPSQLVAIVLLTLISVFFKLEIPTVSDLGTLPNGFPSLSLPFGELANGKVPFNLSTLGVILPTSLAISLVGLMETFLTQDILDDATDTSSNKNKEARGQGIANIISSLFGGMAGCALVGQSVMNNENGGKSRLSTLISGLSLLLMIILLKPWIGAIPMAALVAIMITIAISTADLTGLKNIRKIPKSDTAVMLMTFAVTMLTKPHNLALGVIAGVGLAAILFSRKVAKVITVSRVKGKNQITYKVEGQLFFVSKIYFLQGFDIHEHPKDILIDMSLAHIWDQSGVVALDQIIRKFKNSGSKVEIIGLNKESLNLFERLGGLETSH; encoded by the coding sequence ATGTCAAATTTCACCAAATATTTATCTAAAAATTGGTTAGACGATCCAAAATCTAATATTCTTTCGGGATTAGTAGTGGCTTTTGCAATGATTCCTGAAGCGATTGCTTTTTCAGGAATTGCTGGGGTTGATCCTAAAGTTGGACTTTATGGCGCATTCTGCTTATCTATAACAATTGCGATTCTTGGTGGCAGAAGGGGAATGATTACTTCCGCGACAGGATCAACAGCTCTCCTAATGACTGGGGTTGTTGCTATTGGAGAAGCTCAGGCCCCTGGAACAAATCTTGGTCTTTCCTATTTAATAGCAGCAGGATTATTAACAGGTGTTTTTCAAATACTCTGGGGATATCTAAGGCTGGCTTATCAAATGAGGTTTGTACCGACAGGTGTATTAAGCGGATTTGTAAATGCTCTTGCTTTATTAATATTTCAAGCTCAATTCCTTCAACTAGGAATTGGCATTAATGAAGGGAAACTATTAGAAAATGAACTTTCAAAATATCCAACAAATAGTCAAATACCTACCGTTTGGATTCTTGTAATTTTAGGATTAATTGTTATTTACGGATTTCCCAAAATAACAAAAGTAATTCCTTCTCAATTAGTAGCAATTGTTTTGCTTACTTTAATAAGTGTATTTTTTAAATTAGAAATCCCTACCGTAAGTGATTTAGGGACATTACCAAATGGATTCCCTAGTCTCTCCTTACCATTTGGTGAATTAGCGAATGGGAAAGTACCATTCAACCTTTCAACTTTGGGTGTGATATTGCCAACATCCTTAGCGATATCGCTGGTTGGTTTAATGGAAACATTCTTAACTCAAGATATTTTAGATGATGCCACAGACACAAGTTCCAACAAAAATAAAGAAGCAAGGGGACAAGGTATAGCTAATATAATATCCTCTTTATTTGGAGGCATGGCAGGCTGTGCGTTAGTAGGGCAATCAGTTATGAATAATGAGAATGGAGGTAAATCTAGGTTATCAACCTTAATTTCAGGATTATCATTATTATTAATGATCATCCTTCTAAAGCCTTGGATAGGGGCCATACCCATGGCCGCCTTAGTAGCAATAATGATAACAATTGCAATAAGCACTGCTGATTTAACTGGTTTGAAGAATATTAGAAAGATACCAAAAAGTGATACCGCAGTAATGCTTATGACTTTTGCGGTTACGATGCTTACAAAACCACATAATCTTGCCCTAGGTGTTATTGCAGGAGTTGGTTTAGCTGCAATACTTTTTAGCAGGAAAGTTGCAAAAGTAATAACGGTTTCAAGAGTTAAAGGTAAAAACCAAATAACTTACAAAGTTGAAGGTCAATTGTTTTTTGTCAGTAAAATATATTTTCTACAAGGATTCGATATTCATGAGCATCCAAAAGATATTTTAATTGACATGTCTTTAGCTCATATTTGGGATCAGAGCGGGGTTGTTGCTTTAGATCAAATTATTAGAAAATTCAAAAATAGCGGCTCAAAAGTTGAAATTATTGGTTTAAATAAAGAAAGCTTGAACTTATTTGAAAGACTAGGAGGTCTTGAAACCTCTCACTAA
- a CDS encoding VHS domain-containing protein: MSKNWSYIRDEWLKSTTIAEDDAKWALEALINTEEDLFEIERKFKNNQDALGQVRNLKKKVKETISSKEISLDDIALNTSNSNKVQISVPSNLNYLLKVWAAAEGRDLSSVAFQCLETGLREMKSKGSIPSIAINRYDSACQKRIALAEVNNLLEKYEISQNEQK, from the coding sequence ATGTCCAAGAATTGGTCTTACATTAGAGATGAATGGCTTAAGAGCACAACTATTGCGGAGGATGACGCAAAGTGGGCGTTAGAAGCTTTAATTAATACCGAAGAAGATTTATTTGAAATAGAGAGAAAATTTAAAAACAATCAAGATGCATTAGGACAAGTTAGAAATTTAAAGAAAAAAGTTAAAGAAACTATATCCTCAAAAGAAATAAGCCTCGATGACATTGCTTTAAATACTTCTAATTCAAACAAGGTTCAAATATCCGTTCCTTCAAATCTCAATTATCTTTTAAAAGTTTGGGCAGCTGCAGAAGGCCGCGATCTATCAAGTGTTGCATTTCAGTGTTTAGAAACTGGTCTAAGAGAAATGAAGAGCAAAGGTTCGATTCCATCGATAGCAATTAATCGATATGATTCTGCTTGTCAGAAAAGAATTGCCTTAGCAGAAGTGAATAATTTATTAGAAAAATATGAGATTTCTCAAAACGAACAAAAATAA
- a CDS encoding Tic20 family protein codes for MNQIIQRATSVIFYTLPLKASLPFGYYLLYKFSFLKVLLFLTFPVAIIERSLPFGGLLFFIILFAGVVRNPNVPYFIRYNACQALLLDIALIIISYLLRILPLVEFGSIVFVFSLSIFIFSIFQCINGVEPEIPFISKSVRMQI; via the coding sequence TTGAATCAAATAATTCAACGAGCAACTTCAGTTATTTTTTATACTTTGCCATTAAAGGCTTCATTGCCTTTTGGATACTATTTATTATATAAATTTTCTTTTTTAAAAGTACTTTTATTTCTCACATTCCCTGTCGCGATAATTGAAAGATCCTTACCTTTTGGGGGTTTATTATTCTTTATAATATTGTTTGCAGGAGTTGTAAGAAATCCAAATGTCCCCTATTTCATAAGATATAACGCTTGCCAAGCATTACTCCTTGATATTGCCTTGATCATAATTAGTTATCTATTACGTATTTTGCCTTTAGTTGAATTTGGTTCAATAGTATTTGTATTTTCACTATCTATTTTTATTTTTTCTATCTTCCAGTGTATTAATGGCGTTGAACCCGAAATACCGTTTATTAGCAAATCTGTAAGAATGCAAATTTGA